Proteins from a single region of Pseudopedobacter saltans DSM 12145:
- a CDS encoding DUF2721 domain-containing protein yields MELTTPALLFSAISLLLLAYTNRFLALANLIRSIKPLYLQNKEESLLAQLENLKRRIFLIRNMQGFGILSFFSCVLCMFLLYHDMKEAAEYVFGASLLLLMISLFLSFREIQISANALMIDLMDLEDATEK; encoded by the coding sequence ATGGAATTAACTACCCCAGCATTGTTGTTTTCGGCAATTTCATTGCTATTACTGGCTTATACAAATAGGTTTTTAGCTCTTGCAAATCTTATTAGAAGTATAAAGCCTTTGTATCTGCAAAATAAAGAGGAAAGTCTTTTGGCGCAGTTAGAGAATCTAAAAAGGCGCATATTTCTTATAAGAAACATGCAGGGATTTGGTATTTTAAGTTTCTTCTCCTGTGTACTGTGTATGTTTCTGTTATATCACGACATGAAGGAAGCTGCAGAATATGTTTTTGGTGCCAGTCTGCTGCTATTAATGATATCGTTATTCTTGTCTTTTAGAGAAATTCAGATTTCCGCAAATGCATTAATGATAGATTTAATGGATTTAGAAGATGCAACTGAAAAATAA
- a CDS encoding DUF5320 domain-containing protein has translation MSVDKKQIVDAGIGLLLSKEEELKSILANLRESNTDTKSSMGDKYETSREMLQQEINMLERQLAEIQKQKEIFSRIRADFTNKVSLGALVSTSLGELFVSASIGEIKIDNYLIKTISINSPLVQKLVGKKINETFFLNGKEHSILNIC, from the coding sequence ATGTCGGTTGATAAAAAGCAGATTGTAGATGCTGGAATAGGACTTCTCTTATCCAAGGAAGAAGAGCTAAAGTCAATTCTGGCCAATTTAAGGGAATCTAATACGGATACGAAAAGTAGTATGGGAGATAAATATGAAACTTCCAGAGAAATGTTGCAACAAGAGATTAATATGTTGGAACGCCAATTGGCCGAAATTCAAAAACAGAAAGAGATTTTTTCGAGAATAAGGGCAGATTTTACAAATAAGGTTTCTTTGGGGGCTTTAGTATCTACCTCCTTGGGAGAATTGTTTGTGTCAGCAAGTATCGGAGAAATTAAGATTGACAATTATTTAATAAAGACAATCTCTATTAACTCTCCCTTGGTCCAGAAATTGGTTGGTAAAAAAATTAATGAAACATTTTTTTTAAACGGAAAAGAGCATTCTATACTGAATATTTGTTAA
- the rpmA gene encoding 50S ribosomal protein L27, protein MAHKKGAGSSNNGRESHSKRLGIKIFGGQSAIAGNIIVRQRGTLHHADKNVGVGKDHTLFALVDGKVVFKKKADNKSYVSVIPFEA, encoded by the coding sequence ATGGCACATAAGAAAGGGGCAGGTAGCTCGAATAACGGTAGAGAGTCACATAGCAAACGTTTAGGTATCAAAATTTTTGGTGGTCAATCGGCTATTGCTGGTAACATTATCGTTCGCCAAAGAGGTACTTTACATCATGCAGATAAAAACGTAGGTGTTGGTAAAGACCACACTTTGTTTGCTCTTGTAGACGGAAAAGTGGTTTTCAAAAAGAAAGCAGATAACAAATCTTATGTTTCTGTAATTCCTTTTGAAGCTTAA
- the rplU gene encoding 50S ribosomal protein L21 → MYAIVNIAGQQFKVAKDQHLFVHRLQGDEGATVEFDNVLLVENEGKFTVGTPAVNGAKVSAKIVSHLKGDKVIIFHKKRRKGYKKKNGHRQFFTKIQIENISI, encoded by the coding sequence ATGTACGCAATAGTAAATATAGCAGGACAGCAATTCAAAGTTGCTAAAGACCAGCATCTTTTTGTACACAGATTACAAGGTGATGAAGGCGCTACTGTTGAATTTGACAATGTATTGTTAGTTGAGAATGAAGGTAAGTTTACAGTAGGAACTCCTGCGGTAAATGGCGCTAAAGTTTCTGCTAAAATCGTGTCTCATTTAAAAGGAGATAAAGTAATCATTTTCCACAAGAAAAGAAGAAAAGGTTACAAAAAGAAAAACGGTCACCGTCAGTTCTTTACTAAAATCCAAATTGAAAATATTTCAATATAA
- a CDS encoding dicarboxylate/amino acid:cation symporter: MKLNKGAIFTFFSITIAVLISSLHHYGLLNISNETAIVTRWFGISGLVAFGLRKKTLTAWILISMVIGVEIGHDYPEIGMKLQVLSKIFLKMIKTIVAPLLFGTLVYGIAGHSDLKQVGRMGWKSLVYFEIVTTLALFIGLAAINITKAGTGIKQPPAMLETLPEVKAQSFNDVVLHVFPENIAKSVAEGEVLQIVIFSIIFGVALVLVPETKRKPMVQFTESLSEVMFKFTNIVMYFAPIGVGAAIAYTVGHMGVGVLINLFHLLMTLYLALIVFILLILLPIALIVGVPIKKFIQAVAEPISIAFATTSSEAALPRAMEAMERIGVPRKIVAFVMPTGYSFNLDGTTLYLSLASIFVAQAAGMEISFGHQLLIVFTLMLTSKGVAGVPRASLVILLGTAASFGMPVWPIFIILGIDELMDMARTAVNVLGNCLATVVVAKWEGEFDKNADNKEIEKI, encoded by the coding sequence ATGAAATTAAATAAAGGCGCAATATTTACCTTCTTTTCTATAACTATTGCGGTATTGATATCCTCTCTCCACCATTACGGCCTTTTAAATATATCAAATGAGACAGCTATCGTTACAAGATGGTTTGGCATATCGGGGTTGGTTGCATTTGGTTTAAGAAAGAAGACATTAACAGCCTGGATACTAATATCGATGGTTATTGGAGTAGAAATAGGCCACGATTATCCTGAAATCGGGATGAAGCTTCAGGTTTTAAGTAAGATCTTTTTGAAAATGATAAAGACGATTGTCGCCCCTTTACTTTTCGGAACCCTGGTTTACGGAATTGCCGGACATTCCGACCTAAAACAGGTGGGGAGGATGGGCTGGAAGTCTTTGGTCTATTTTGAGATTGTAACTACTTTAGCGCTATTTATTGGACTAGCTGCAATAAATATTACCAAAGCGGGTACGGGAATAAAGCAACCTCCGGCAATGCTGGAAACATTGCCAGAAGTTAAAGCTCAAAGTTTCAATGATGTAGTGTTGCATGTTTTTCCGGAGAATATAGCTAAATCCGTAGCGGAAGGTGAAGTACTGCAAATAGTAATTTTCAGCATCATATTTGGAGTTGCTTTGGTTTTGGTACCGGAAACCAAAAGAAAACCGATGGTGCAGTTTACCGAAAGTTTGTCCGAAGTGATGTTTAAATTCACCAACATCGTCATGTACTTCGCGCCGATTGGTGTGGGAGCGGCCATAGCCTATACCGTAGGACATATGGGAGTAGGTGTATTGATAAATTTATTTCACTTATTAATGACATTGTACCTTGCGCTCATTGTGTTTATTCTTTTAATTTTGCTGCCCATTGCGCTGATAGTAGGTGTTCCAATAAAGAAATTTATACAGGCAGTTGCCGAACCCATATCCATTGCTTTTGCAACAACAAGTTCCGAAGCAGCTTTGCCCAGGGCAATGGAGGCAATGGAAAGAATAGGTGTGCCAAGAAAAATTGTAGCTTTTGTAATGCCAACGGGTTATAGCTTTAATTTGGATGGAACAACGTTATATTTGTCATTAGCATCTATATTTGTAGCTCAGGCTGCTGGAATGGAAATAAGTTTTGGACATCAGCTATTGATTGTATTTACGCTGATGCTGACAAGTAAAGGCGTTGCGGGTGTGCCCAGAGCCTCTTTGGTTATTTTATTGGGAACAGCGGCATCCTTTGGAATGCCTGTTTGGCCGATATTTATCATTTTGGGAATAGACGAGCTGATGGATATGGCGAGAACTGCAGTAAATGTACTGGGGAATTGTTTAGCAACCGTAGTTGTTGCTAAATGGGAAGGAGAATTTGATAAGAATGCGGATAATAAAGAAATAGAAAAAATATGA
- a CDS encoding RNA polymerase sigma factor produces the protein MTKEQVFKEIFQANSKKIYHLCYGYTNDEDSANDLLQETFIKVWQNLDKFRNQSMISTWIYRIAVNTCLTYLKKENRQPKDELTPNIIENHKEDISEKEEQVKTLYKCIAQLEETDRLIITMVMDEIPYPEIAEISGISEGNLRVKIHRIKTKLTELYNKHERL, from the coding sequence ATGACAAAAGAACAAGTCTTTAAAGAAATTTTTCAGGCCAATTCAAAGAAGATCTATCATTTATGCTATGGTTATACTAACGATGAGGACAGTGCGAACGATTTGCTACAGGAAACCTTCATAAAAGTTTGGCAAAATTTGGATAAATTCAGGAACCAATCCATGATATCAACATGGATTTACCGCATTGCGGTAAACACTTGTTTGACATATCTGAAAAAAGAAAACAGGCAACCTAAAGATGAACTGACTCCGAACATCATCGAAAATCATAAAGAGGATATTTCTGAAAAAGAGGAACAGGTAAAAACATTGTATAAATGCATTGCTCAGTTAGAAGAAACAGACCGTTTGATTATTACAATGGTAATGGATGAAATACCTTACCCTGAAATTGCGGAGATATCAGGGATTTCGGAGGGGAATTTGAGAGTTAAGATACACAGAATTAAAACCAAGCTTACAGAATTATATAATAAACATGAAAGACTTTGA